A stretch of the Aspergillus puulaauensis MK2 DNA, chromosome 6, nearly complete sequence genome encodes the following:
- a CDS encoding uncharacterized protein (COG:S;~EggNog:ENOG410PQDQ), protein MRRPSQAAGGWESRSLRLASLGLEDGHSAITRPAVERLGKDLDLEPTGLGPEDQAHQVQVVKVAGEQVIPEEETMEASLEGDINRATPGPNSNYNADSTPGGTGPKSGGSGSKPQTAEDWEKAREETRRKEELRRKMEEFKRKREAESREKERQREREKMEKELRERREQLEREMAAAREAAAREAKLRAEKEAAEHRAKLERETAEAKLQAEREAAKSRQREVEARARAEREAAEARAKAAREEAEAKARAEKEAAEKEAAAKAAAKKEADAKFAALKEAAAKKYAEKKARDAKEAAAKDAGATASKVSSASAPPPRTPSPKKPPVSPSKASAPAADDDAYSFRPYDRPRRPYGGASQGSVYSESSYAPSQSTARTTPPPSHRGTYETKDPDKIVIRGVYAFNQAFPRTPVAQLVSGQGMVTDGLVLRITTEGLFIDDDVRGVPQREWDVKAWTMKLVEVWCPQVGPPKPNAQKANQTFFRRSTNDAPSPEESDAYLANFLKVCKNTCRLASPAFLSRNSTDSKEGQPYGGLHVLRATIRDQEGRRYLFVLQETEGWKVALGLQRLRKGSQVRALGVCGMALAETRTVLSGLGY, encoded by the exons ATGCGACGACCGTCGCAAGCGGCGGGGGGGTGGGAATCGCGATCCTTGCGGTTGGCGTCGTTGGGATTGGAGGATGGGCATTCGGCAATTACCAGGCCGGCAGTGGAGCGTCTGGGCAAGGACCTGGATCTGGAGCCAACTGGTTTGGGTCCGGAGGACCAGGCGCATCAGGTGCAGGTAGTCAAGGTGGCGGGGGAACAAGTTATTCCAGAGGAGGAAACCATGGAGGCCAGTCTGGAGGGCGACATCAACAGG GCTACTCCTGGTCCTAATTCGAATTATAACGCTGATTCCACCCCTGGGGGCACTGGCCCCAAATCGGGAGGTTCTGGAAGTAAACCACAAACTGCGGAGGATTGGGAGAAGGCTCGGGAGGAGACGAGGCGGAAGGAGGAGCTGCGacggaagatggaggagttcAAACGGAAACGGGAAGCGGAATCtcgagagaaagaaaggcagCGCGAGCgagagaagatggaaaaggaGCTGCGGGAGCGCAGAGAGCAACTAGAGAGAGAAATGGCGGCCGCAAGAGAAGCGGCCGCCAGGGAGGCTAAGCTACGAGCAGAGAAAGAAGCGGCGGAGCACCGCGCGAAATTGGAGAGGGAAACAGCCGAAGCAAAACTCCAGGCGGAGAGAGAAGCCGCCAAATCTCGGCAAAGGGAAGTAGAAGCTCGTGCACGCGCTGAACGAGAGGCAGCGGAGGCTCGGGCCAAGGCTGCGCgagaggaggcagaggcgaAGGCCAgggcggagaaggaggctgcggaaaaAGAAGCGGCCGCAAAGGCCGCTGCAAAGAAAGAGGCCGATGCAAAGTTTGCTGCGCTGAAGGAGGCTGCCGCAAAGAAATAtgctgagaagaaggcccGGGACGCGAAAGAGGCGGCCGCGAAGGATGCCGGAGCAACAGCCTCAAAGGTATCCAGTGCGTcggcaccaccacctcgTACACCGTCCCCCAAGAAGCCGCCAGTGTCTCCCTCAAAGGCCAGCGCTCCTGCGGCAGATGATGATGCATATTCATTCCGACCCTACGACCGACCTAGGCGACCGTACGGAGGTGCTTCTCAAGGTTCAGTATATTCGGAATCTTCCTACGCACCTTCGCAGTCAACAGCACGCACAACCCCACCGCCATCCCATAGAGGAACTTATGAGACTAAGGACCCTGACAAGATTGTTATCAGGGGTGTCTACGCCTTCAACCAAGCGTTCCCTCGCACTCCGGTGGCCCAATTAGTGTCCGGCCAAGGAATGGTCACGGATGGGCTAGTCCTCCGCATTACTACGGAAGGCCTCTTCATTGACGACGACGTCCGCGGTGTTCCCCAACGCGAATGGGACGTTAAAGCCTGGACGATGAAACTCGTCGAGGTATGGTGTCCACAAGTAGGTCCGCCAAAGCCGAACGCCCAAAAAGCAAACCAGACGTTCTTCCGCCGCAGTACCAACGATGCACCCTCGCCCGAGGAGTCTGACGCATACTTGGCCAATTTCCTCAAAGTCTGCAAGAATACCTGCCGCCTCGCCTCTCCAGCGTTCCTCAGCCGAAACAGCACAGACAGCAAAGAAGGCCAGCCTTACGGCGGACTCCATGTCCTCCGTGCTACAATCCGGGACCAAGAAGGTCGTCGATACCTCTTCGTTCTCCAGGAAACTGAAGGATGGAAGGTTGCATTGGGATTGCAACGGCTTCGCAAAGGTAGCCAGGTGCGGGCTCTAGGGGTGTGCGGGATGGCTCTCGCAGAGACAAGGACTGTTCTTTCGggacttggatattga